A window from Planococcus maritimus encodes these proteins:
- a CDS encoding alpha/beta hydrolase, with translation MWKWQAEGEAKGVVVLIHSAYEEHQRYAWQIENWRRNGFHVYMADLPGHGTQTSADAVHRESFYDYDKTAAELLRLAAENNLPVILSGHGLGASIAIHALSENRHPVAGAILSSPWFELQKVPSKPTLALSGLSKLTGKGKVDHGVELRHLTRRKFQEESAKAPQAIQSLSSPAWWKELLVYLEQAAHLQLPDMPIMLQTGQRDLITQTKAGRSWLSKQSANEFHFKEWPFCYHDLLQEPERDEIFKSMLHFAETAVEAERMRRSQ, from the coding sequence ATGTGGAAGTGGCAAGCAGAAGGTGAAGCGAAAGGCGTCGTGGTGTTGATTCATAGTGCCTATGAGGAACATCAGCGTTATGCATGGCAAATCGAAAACTGGCGCAGGAATGGCTTTCATGTGTATATGGCTGATTTACCAGGCCACGGAACGCAGACATCAGCCGATGCTGTGCACCGGGAATCTTTCTATGATTACGACAAAACCGCTGCTGAACTGCTGCGCTTAGCGGCAGAAAATAACTTGCCGGTTATTCTTTCTGGACACGGGCTTGGCGCTTCGATCGCTATCCATGCGCTATCAGAAAATCGCCATCCTGTTGCTGGCGCCATCCTAAGCTCTCCTTGGTTTGAGCTGCAAAAAGTCCCGAGCAAGCCAACACTTGCCTTGTCCGGACTCAGCAAACTGACCGGCAAAGGGAAAGTCGACCACGGAGTGGAATTGCGTCATTTGACGAGACGTAAATTCCAAGAAGAGTCGGCGAAAGCGCCTCAAGCGATCCAATCGCTCAGTTCGCCGGCTTGGTGGAAAGAATTACTCGTTTATTTGGAGCAGGCCGCACATCTACAGTTGCCGGATATGCCGATTATGCTTCAGACGGGCCAGCGGGATTTGATTACGCAGACGAAAGCTGGACGGTCATGGCTGTCCAAGCAGTCTGCGAATGAATTTCATTTTAAGGAATGGCCGTTCTGCTATCACGATTTGCTGCAAGAACCGGAGCGCGATGAAATATTCAAGTCCATGCTGCATTTTGCCGAAACGGCAGTTGAAGCGGAAAGAATGCGCCGCAGCCAATAA
- a CDS encoding LLM class flavin-dependent oxidoreductase, with amino-acid sequence MPLRFSILDQSPVSQGQTAQQALADTVQLAQHAEDWGYTRFWVSEHHDAKTLAGSSPEILISHIGARTRSIRLGSGGVMLPHYSAFKVAENFNLLESLYPGRIDAGVGRAPGGMPRASFALSNGRVRDAGRFPEQLDELRMYLENSIPESHDYYGMKATPLPPHAPPIWMLGSGEGSARLAAEKGLPYMFAHFINGEGGQPFANSYRKTFVPHKGNKPYVGLAIFAVCQDTQEQAEYVASSLDLSLAMGAQAMPSDGTPPPDQALTYEYSKFEKLLVAENRRRMVVGDPVQVVDQLEALGEEYGADEVMIVSVAYDFNDKLTTFRLIAEEMKKRISEKQ; translated from the coding sequence ATGCCGCTTCGTTTCAGCATATTGGATCAATCTCCGGTTTCTCAAGGACAGACAGCGCAACAAGCGCTAGCTGATACGGTGCAGTTAGCACAACACGCAGAAGACTGGGGCTATACGCGTTTTTGGGTATCGGAACATCACGATGCCAAAACCCTAGCCGGTTCTTCTCCGGAGATCTTAATCAGTCATATCGGCGCGAGAACGAGGTCGATCCGCCTTGGTTCCGGCGGCGTCATGCTGCCGCATTATTCGGCCTTCAAAGTGGCCGAGAATTTCAATTTACTGGAGAGTTTATACCCTGGCCGCATTGATGCTGGAGTGGGCCGTGCGCCAGGTGGCATGCCGAGAGCCTCATTCGCTTTATCGAATGGACGTGTGCGGGATGCGGGACGTTTTCCGGAGCAGTTGGATGAGCTGCGCATGTATTTGGAAAACAGCATTCCAGAAAGCCATGATTACTACGGCATGAAAGCGACACCCCTGCCACCACATGCACCGCCGATCTGGATGCTCGGCTCTGGTGAAGGATCTGCGCGCTTGGCGGCCGAAAAGGGCTTGCCGTATATGTTCGCTCATTTCATTAATGGCGAAGGCGGACAGCCATTTGCAAACAGCTACAGAAAAACATTCGTCCCTCATAAAGGCAACAAGCCGTATGTGGGCCTAGCGATTTTTGCCGTATGTCAGGACACACAAGAACAGGCGGAATACGTCGCGTCTTCCTTGGATCTGTCTCTTGCGATGGGGGCGCAAGCAATGCCTTCTGACGGGACGCCCCCGCCTGATCAAGCGCTTACTTATGAGTATTCAAAATTTGAAAAGCTGCTCGTGGCAGAAAATCGCCGGCGCATGGTCGTCGGGGACCCTGTACAAGTGGTGGATCAATTGGAAGCGCTTGGTGAAGAATACGGGGCTGATGAAGTGATGATTGTCTCTGTCGCTTATGACTTCAATGATAAATTAACGACGTTCCGATTGATCGCTGAAGAAATGAAAAAAAGAATCTCTGAAAAGCAGTAG
- a CDS encoding pyruvate oxidase: protein MFDRTAGSHTVELLKQWNVDHIYGMPGDSINELMEELRKVDIRFIQIRHEETGALAASAYSKLTGHIGVCLSIAGPGAIHLQNGLYDAKKDKTPVLAIVGQVASDSIGTDTFQELKLESMFEDVSVYNRRVQTAEQLPDMLNQAVRAAYAEKGPAVLVVSDDLFSTKIKRDQQMTSPEYSEPHIRAAQDDLTKALELLQSAKKPVILAGKGAQNASSEVLAFSDKLNAPLIASLPAKGLVPDDHPNNLGQLGQLGTEPAKQAMKQTDLVILAGTAYPYREYLPEKAQAIQIDVDPRVIGKYYPATVGIVGDLGPALSWLTGQLGERDAGFLEEFKEKRNDWHDKLQADIDKQTDKLQPQQVIGEIQHIMERDAVVSLDVGSITIWTAKYLQLTGQKLVLSSWLGTMGCGLPGALAAKLAYPDRQAIAIVGDGGFSMGMQDFVTAVKYDLPMLVIVFNNQKLQLIEDEQKMTGNKPTNVEIANIDFAAFAIACGGEGYTVKTREELQDALSKVKTSKRPVVVDAYVEDISAVQ from the coding sequence ATGTTCGATCGTACCGCAGGCAGCCACACAGTAGAATTATTAAAGCAATGGAATGTAGACCATATATACGGAATGCCGGGAGATTCTATTAACGAATTGATGGAAGAATTACGCAAAGTGGACATTCGCTTTATCCAGATCCGTCACGAAGAAACCGGCGCGCTTGCCGCCTCGGCCTATTCGAAACTGACAGGGCACATCGGCGTGTGCTTGTCGATTGCGGGACCTGGGGCGATTCATTTACAAAACGGCTTGTATGATGCGAAGAAAGACAAAACACCGGTACTTGCGATTGTCGGTCAAGTAGCCAGCGACTCCATTGGCACCGACACGTTTCAGGAGTTGAAATTGGAATCGATGTTTGAAGACGTATCGGTCTATAACCGCCGCGTGCAAACCGCCGAGCAATTGCCCGATATGCTCAACCAGGCAGTCCGTGCAGCTTACGCTGAAAAAGGGCCGGCTGTCCTTGTCGTCTCGGATGATTTATTCAGCACGAAAATTAAACGCGACCAACAGATGACGTCCCCCGAATATTCAGAACCACACATCCGGGCAGCACAAGACGATTTGACTAAGGCACTCGAGCTATTGCAATCTGCGAAAAAACCAGTCATTCTGGCAGGCAAAGGCGCGCAGAATGCTTCTAGTGAAGTATTGGCATTCTCCGATAAATTAAACGCGCCGCTGATTGCTTCGCTTCCGGCAAAAGGCTTGGTTCCAGATGACCACCCGAATAATTTAGGGCAGCTCGGGCAACTCGGGACAGAGCCGGCAAAACAAGCGATGAAGCAGACAGACCTCGTCATCCTAGCAGGTACTGCTTATCCATACCGTGAGTATTTGCCGGAAAAAGCGCAAGCTATCCAGATTGATGTCGACCCTCGAGTAATCGGCAAATATTATCCAGCGACAGTTGGGATTGTGGGTGATCTTGGACCGGCACTTTCTTGGTTAACAGGTCAGCTCGGTGAACGAGATGCTGGTTTTTTAGAGGAATTCAAAGAGAAAAGGAACGATTGGCATGACAAGCTGCAGGCAGATATCGATAAACAAACCGATAAACTCCAGCCCCAGCAAGTGATCGGTGAAATCCAACACATCATGGAGCGCGATGCCGTCGTTTCGCTCGATGTCGGGAGCATCACGATTTGGACGGCAAAATATTTGCAGCTGACTGGGCAAAAGCTCGTATTGTCGTCGTGGCTCGGTACGATGGGCTGCGGTCTTCCTGGGGCTTTAGCAGCGAAACTGGCCTATCCCGATAGACAAGCGATCGCCATTGTCGGAGACGGCGGATTTTCTATGGGCATGCAAGATTTTGTCACCGCAGTGAAATACGATTTGCCGATGCTCGTCATCGTCTTCAACAACCAAAAGCTTCAATTAATCGAAGACGAACAGAAAATGACGGGCAACAAGCCGACAAATGTCGAAATTGCCAATATCGATTTTGCGGCATTCGCCATCGCGTGCGGCGGAGAGGGGTATACCGTAAAAACGCGCGAAGAATTACAAGATGCCTTATCGAAAGTGAAAACAAGCAAAAGGCCAGTGGTTGTTGATGCTTACGTTGAAGATATTTCGGCTGTGCAATAG
- a CDS encoding zinc-binding alcohol dehydrogenase family protein, whose translation MTALGFYKPGNTEQPPEFEAVELDKPEPKEHDLLVEVKAVSVNPTDYKTRDAKKQDDDSLTIVGRDVAGVVVAVGNECSLFEVGDEVFYAGTNVRAGGHSEFHIVDERIVGHKPKKLDFAHAAALPLTGVTAMEALFVRLGISKNPQDNEGKNILIIGAAGGVGSIATQIANLVGLTVIGTASRQETMEWTEKLGSHFIIDHHEELLPQLEKVGIAGVDYIFCLTNTDDHMAGMAEAIKPQGKICSILPAFEPLAPSLFGKSVTFVYELMYTRSMYQTKDMIDQHHLLNELSDWADMGKIRSTLNDRMTPINAANLKEAYGKLMSGKTIGKIVLEGPVEK comes from the coding sequence ATGACAGCACTTGGATTTTACAAACCTGGAAATACGGAACAGCCACCGGAATTTGAAGCGGTAGAATTGGATAAGCCTGAGCCAAAAGAGCATGATTTGCTTGTCGAGGTAAAGGCCGTGTCAGTGAACCCGACCGATTATAAAACACGCGATGCAAAAAAGCAGGACGATGATTCCTTGACGATCGTCGGGCGAGACGTTGCTGGAGTGGTGGTGGCCGTTGGCAATGAGTGTTCATTGTTCGAAGTAGGTGATGAAGTATTCTACGCAGGCACCAACGTTAGAGCAGGCGGTCATAGCGAATTTCATATAGTTGATGAGCGCATCGTTGGCCATAAACCGAAAAAGTTGGATTTTGCGCATGCGGCAGCCTTGCCTTTAACAGGCGTCACGGCGATGGAAGCTTTATTTGTCCGCTTGGGCATCTCCAAAAACCCTCAAGACAACGAAGGCAAAAATATTCTCATCATCGGGGCTGCAGGCGGTGTCGGTTCGATTGCGACGCAAATTGCAAACTTAGTTGGACTGACGGTTATTGGAACGGCGTCACGGCAGGAAACGATGGAGTGGACAGAAAAACTTGGATCACATTTTATAATTGACCATCATGAGGAATTGTTGCCTCAATTAGAGAAAGTAGGTATTGCAGGTGTGGACTATATTTTCTGTCTGACCAATACCGATGACCACATGGCAGGAATGGCTGAGGCAATCAAGCCTCAAGGTAAGATTTGTTCCATCCTGCCAGCGTTTGAACCACTTGCTCCGTCCCTGTTCGGAAAAAGCGTAACTTTTGTGTATGAATTAATGTACACACGTTCAATGTATCAAACGAAGGATATGATCGATCAGCACCATTTGTTGAATGAATTGTCGGATTGGGCGGATATGGGCAAGATCCGGTCGACACTTAATGACAGGATGACGCCAATCAATGCTGCAAATTTGAAAGAAGCTTACGGAAAATTGATGTCCGGCAAGACAATCGGGAAAATCGTCCTAGAAGGCCCGGTAGAGAAATGA
- a CDS encoding class I SAM-dependent methyltransferase: MTLQRVLPFTKSLLEQAIQPGDIAVDATAGNGHDTHFLAGLTGNSGKVYAFDIQAQAIEATKQRVENFPHVELICDSHAKIEQYVTEPIAAAVFNLGYLPKGDHSIITKADSTLQAIGQCLERLKVNGLVLVVIYSGHDGGSEERDAVMDYVKQLPQVDYDVMKYEFINQQHSPPFLVAIEKKQPRKQK, translated from the coding sequence ATGACTTTGCAACGTGTCTTGCCGTTCACTAAATCTTTGCTCGAACAAGCTATTCAACCTGGGGACATTGCAGTAGATGCCACCGCCGGAAATGGGCACGATACCCATTTCCTCGCGGGACTTACCGGTAATAGCGGAAAAGTGTACGCCTTCGATATTCAAGCACAAGCCATCGAAGCGACCAAACAGCGCGTCGAAAATTTTCCCCATGTCGAATTGATTTGTGATAGCCACGCGAAAATCGAACAATATGTAACAGAGCCGATTGCCGCCGCCGTCTTTAATCTCGGCTATTTGCCAAAAGGCGACCACTCTATCATCACAAAAGCTGACAGTACTTTGCAGGCAATCGGCCAATGCCTAGAGCGGTTAAAGGTTAACGGCTTGGTGCTGGTGGTCATTTATTCAGGACATGATGGCGGCAGCGAAGAGCGCGACGCTGTCATGGATTACGTCAAGCAATTGCCGCAAGTCGACTACGATGTCATGAAATATGAATTCATCAATCAACAGCATTCCCCGCCCTTTTTGGTCGCCATCGAAAAAAAACAACCGCGCAAACAAAAGTGA